From one Bacteroides intestinalis DSM 17393 genomic stretch:
- a CDS encoding TonB-dependent receptor — translation MKVSLFSYVVLAALLFATTAIANSPVENDTISSKKTEGSERNVMLNASDANKPREIQIGLPSEDVNVYENGLPAVYSSAVHKLATHWRSDASLGEVGLMTPSESAIATGNIAYSVNSFSKLGQKEFKGVLNYHTNHFGWQNVDMNVSGGIGDRWLYTASIYQNFDPGSFAPKFENFSDRTQLYHAGLTRLFNNNRGKFSVIYKFSKSNALGSMINAAPFIYVGDGSVKEISGFKLGTSSYAPEGGRFQYMDVMDGKMKSGRFGDFTGNRAHEVAMLFDYTFHNNLNWIFNAKFMNAPEANYVDFGGSNISEATEEDGLFLDGSKDAYTGLVEGRRTWLHLGKVKNVLLTSELKKKVGNHDVRLGLNEWFYHLNYQSSSFQWTGTVTEYPQILNRVEADGSTSKFRGFNELSPEYTKGTENKLAAYFTDNWQVSPKFTVYYGARLEYYRMSADQIPYSRYSGFHIGDTHEYTDNEGNVLSTEKIQPHKVVKDKLNYAATAQFTYKLTRNFGLTADGTIATRFPRINEYAGTGPTEEQYKRVTIPLLRGGLFYQNDWINLTSMITYISKSNNIDQQNVTKPGTTQSKTTLLIYDIKTLGWTTSAEINPFKGFHLHALFTYQKPTYNNYFIKSPFEGVSDLNANGNIVKEIPQVLAEIDPSYNITPDLRLWLSFSYFGKTYANLINVLYFNGRWETFGGINWKVNKHLSLGATVVNFLNQKGASGTINGAELLGKEEAGKFKDHYMSGNYLRPFTLEFSASLSF, via the coding sequence ATGAAAGTAAGTCTCTTTTCTTATGTTGTATTGGCAGCTTTGTTATTCGCTACTACTGCGATAGCAAATAGTCCGGTGGAGAATGACACCATCAGTAGTAAGAAGACGGAAGGAAGCGAACGCAATGTGATGCTGAATGCTTCGGATGCTAACAAGCCTCGTGAAATCCAGATCGGACTTCCCAGTGAAGATGTGAATGTGTATGAGAACGGATTGCCCGCCGTATATTCTTCGGCTGTGCACAAGTTGGCTACTCACTGGCGCAGCGATGCCAGCCTGGGTGAAGTCGGATTAATGACACCGTCCGAATCTGCTATTGCTACCGGAAATATTGCTTATTCCGTAAATTCTTTCTCTAAATTGGGACAGAAGGAGTTTAAGGGAGTCTTGAATTATCATACCAATCACTTCGGATGGCAGAATGTGGACATGAATGTGTCCGGTGGCATCGGAGATCGTTGGCTGTATACAGCGAGCATTTATCAGAATTTCGATCCGGGTAGTTTCGCCCCTAAGTTTGAAAACTTCAGTGACCGCACCCAATTGTATCATGCCGGGCTGACCCGCCTTTTCAATAACAATCGTGGAAAATTCTCCGTTATTTATAAATTCTCGAAAAGTAATGCACTCGGTTCGATGATTAATGCTGCTCCGTTCATTTATGTGGGAGATGGCAGCGTAAAAGAAATTTCGGGGTTCAAGTTGGGGACTTCTTCATATGCTCCCGAAGGTGGACGCTTTCAATATATGGACGTAATGGATGGAAAGATGAAGAGCGGGCGCTTCGGTGACTTCACGGGGAATAGAGCGCATGAAGTAGCTATGCTGTTTGATTATACTTTCCATAATAATCTGAATTGGATATTCAATGCCAAGTTTATGAATGCTCCTGAAGCAAATTATGTAGATTTCGGCGGTAGTAATATCAGTGAAGCAACTGAGGAAGATGGTCTTTTTCTGGATGGTTCGAAAGATGCCTATACCGGATTGGTGGAAGGTAGACGTACCTGGTTGCACCTTGGAAAGGTGAAGAATGTATTGCTAACCTCTGAGTTGAAAAAGAAAGTCGGTAACCATGATGTACGTCTGGGGTTGAATGAATGGTTTTATCACTTGAATTATCAATCTTCTTCTTTTCAATGGACGGGAACCGTCACCGAATATCCGCAGATACTGAACCGGGTGGAAGCTGACGGAAGTACCAGTAAATTCAGAGGATTCAATGAACTGAGCCCTGAGTACACGAAAGGGACTGAGAATAAACTGGCTGCTTACTTTACGGACAATTGGCAGGTAAGCCCGAAATTCACAGTCTACTACGGGGCTCGCCTGGAATATTATCGTATGTCTGCCGACCAGATTCCTTACAGCCGTTATTCTGGTTTCCATATTGGTGATACCCATGAATATACGGACAATGAAGGGAATGTGCTTTCTACTGAAAAGATACAGCCGCATAAAGTGGTAAAAGATAAGTTGAATTATGCTGCAACGGCACAATTTACTTACAAACTGACCAGGAACTTCGGGCTTACTGCTGATGGAACTATTGCTACCCGTTTTCCGCGCATTAATGAATATGCAGGAACCGGCCCAACTGAGGAACAGTATAAGCGTGTGACCATCCCCTTGTTGCGTGGTGGATTATTCTATCAGAATGACTGGATAAACCTGACTTCTATGATTACCTATATCTCTAAGTCGAATAACATAGACCAGCAGAATGTAACCAAGCCGGGAACAACGCAATCCAAGACCACTTTGTTGATTTACGATATCAAGACATTGGGCTGGACTACTTCTGCTGAAATCAATCCCTTCAAAGGTTTTCATTTGCATGCCCTGTTCACTTACCAGAAGCCCACTTATAATAACTACTTCATTAAATCTCCATTTGAAGGAGTGTCCGATCTGAATGCCAACGGTAATATTGTGAAGGAAATTCCCCAGGTATTGGCTGAAATAGATCCCAGTTATAACATAACGCCCGATTTACGTCTGTGGCTTAGCTTCAGTTACTTTGGTAAGACATATGCCAATCTGATCAATGTCCTCTATTTCAATGGCCGCTGGGAAACTTTCGGTGGAATTAACTGGAAAGTGAATAAACATCTCTCACTGGGTGCAACGGTAGTGAACTTCCTGAATCAGAAAGGTGCCAGCGGCACGATTAATGGTGCAGAACTGTTGGGTAAGGAAGAAGCAGGCAAGTTTAAAGACCATTATATGAGTGGTAACTATTTGCGTCCGTTTACGCTGGAATTCAGTGCAAGTCTTTCATTCTAA
- a CDS encoding alpha-galactosidase: MKNLLVTLFACATLSYTHAAENKTIRISTDNTDLVLQVGDNGRLYQTYLGERLLHEQDLNNFSWSIHAGADGSVSRRGWEVYSGSGNEDYFEPAIAITHNDGNPSTILYYVSSSSKAVEGGMETVINLRDDKYPVDVTLHYVAYPKENVIKTWSEIIHQEKKPVMLSTYASTMLYFNNSAYYLTEFSSDWAKEAQMSSQQLQFGKKVIDTKLGSRAAMHTHPFFEVGLDQPVSEHQGSVLMGTLGWTGNFRFTFEVDNVGNLRVIPGINPYASNYELKPNEVFTTPEFIFTLSNDGAGKGSRNLHEWARNYSLKDGKGSRLTLLNNWENTGFNFNQEILAELMKEAKHLGVDMFLLDDGWFANKYPRKNDHAGLGDWDVNHNKLPGGIPALVKAAKDADVKFGIWIEPEMVNPKSELFEKHPDWAIMLPNRDTYYYRNQLVLDLSNPKVQDYVYSVVENIMKENPEVAFFKWDCNSPITNIYSPYLKNKQGQLYIDHVRGIYNVLKRVKENYPDVPMMLCSGGGARCDYEALKYFTEFWCSDNTDPVERIYIQWGFSQFFPAKAMDAHVTSWNKATSVKFRTDVASMCKLGFDIGLKELTADELAYSQTAVANWKRLQNAIMDGDQYRLVSPYEGNHMALNYVSKDTNKAVLFAYDIHPRFQEKLMAVKLQGLDPNKQYKVEEINLMPSVTSKLGSNGKVFSGDYLMKVGLNVFGLATTQSHVIEFTAQ; the protein is encoded by the coding sequence ATGAAAAATTTACTTGTAACCCTTTTTGCATGCGCTACTTTATCGTATACTCATGCAGCGGAAAACAAAACGATCCGCATTTCTACGGACAACACTGACCTGGTGCTTCAGGTAGGCGATAATGGTCGTCTGTATCAAACTTATTTAGGTGAGAGACTACTGCATGAACAGGATTTGAATAATTTCAGCTGGAGTATCCATGCAGGTGCCGATGGTAGTGTAAGCCGGCGTGGTTGGGAAGTATATAGTGGTTCGGGTAATGAAGATTACTTTGAACCGGCCATTGCTATTACTCATAACGATGGCAATCCGTCCACTATCCTGTATTATGTTTCTTCTTCCTCTAAGGCGGTTGAAGGCGGTATGGAGACTGTGATTAATCTGCGTGACGACAAGTATCCGGTAGATGTCACTCTGCATTATGTGGCTTATCCGAAGGAAAACGTTATCAAAACTTGGAGCGAAATCATACATCAGGAGAAGAAGCCTGTAATGCTTTCGACCTATGCCTCTACCATGCTTTATTTCAATAATTCAGCTTATTACCTGACTGAGTTTAGTAGTGACTGGGCGAAGGAAGCACAAATGAGCAGCCAACAGCTACAGTTCGGTAAGAAAGTGATCGATACGAAGTTGGGGAGTCGTGCCGCCATGCATACGCATCCTTTCTTTGAAGTAGGACTGGATCAACCGGTCAGCGAACATCAGGGAAGCGTATTGATGGGTACATTGGGCTGGACCGGTAATTTCCGTTTCACTTTTGAGGTAGACAATGTAGGAAACCTTCGCGTAATCCCTGGCATCAATCCTTATGCTTCGAACTATGAGTTGAAACCGAATGAAGTGTTTACTACCCCTGAATTTATCTTCACTTTAAGCAATGACGGCGCTGGGAAAGGTAGCCGGAATCTCCATGAGTGGGCACGTAACTATAGTTTGAAAGATGGTAAAGGCAGTCGTCTGACTCTTCTGAATAACTGGGAAAATACAGGCTTTAACTTTAATCAGGAGATACTGGCTGAATTAATGAAGGAAGCCAAACATCTGGGTGTAGATATGTTCTTATTGGACGACGGGTGGTTTGCGAACAAATATCCCCGTAAAAATGATCATGCGGGTTTGGGAGACTGGGATGTGAATCATAATAAATTGCCCGGCGGTATTCCGGCTCTGGTGAAAGCTGCCAAAGATGCAGATGTGAAGTTCGGTATCTGGATTGAGCCTGAAATGGTGAATCCCAAGAGTGAACTCTTCGAGAAACATCCGGATTGGGCGATCATGCTGCCTAATCGCGATACGTATTATTATCGTAACCAGTTGGTGCTTGACCTTAGCAATCCGAAAGTGCAGGACTATGTGTATAGTGTTGTAGAGAATATAATGAAAGAGAACCCGGAAGTTGCTTTTTTCAAATGGGATTGCAACAGCCCTATTACCAATATCTATTCCCCGTATCTGAAGAATAAACAGGGGCAGTTGTATATTGACCATGTCCGTGGTATTTATAATGTTCTGAAACGTGTGAAGGAGAATTATCCTGATGTCCCGATGATGCTTTGCTCCGGTGGTGGTGCCCGTTGCGATTATGAAGCACTGAAATATTTTACCGAGTTCTGGTGCAGCGATAATACGGATCCTGTAGAACGTATCTATATCCAGTGGGGCTTCTCTCAATTCTTCCCGGCAAAAGCTATGGATGCTCATGTGACCAGTTGGAACAAGGCGACTTCCGTGAAATTTCGTACCGATGTGGCCTCTATGTGTAAACTTGGTTTCGATATCGGTCTGAAAGAACTTACTGCTGACGAACTGGCTTATTCCCAGACAGCCGTTGCCAATTGGAAACGCCTGCAGAATGCTATTATGGATGGTGACCAGTATCGTTTAGTTTCTCCTTATGAGGGAAATCATATGGCATTGAACTATGTGAGTAAAGATACCAACAAAGCAGTACTGTTTGCTTACGATATCCATCCCCGCTTTCAGGAGAAACTGATGGCAGTGAAATTACAAGGTCTGGATCCGAATAAGCAGTATAAAGTAGAAGAAATCAATCTGATGCCTTCGGTTACTTCAAAGTTAGGGTCTAACGGAAAAGTTTTTTCCGGTGATTATCTGATGAAAGTCGGTTTGAATGTATTCGGTTTGGCTACGACTCAGAGTCACGTGATTGAGTTTACTGCTCAATAA
- a CDS encoding substrate-binding domain-containing protein: MRRYTFQLLLIPMLSLFWLTASCTHRDVHFRIGVSQCSDDEWRHQMNNEMLREALFYDGVEVDIRTVKDDNAQQIEDIRHFIQEGVDLLVVAPNEAAPITPVVEEAFDRGIPVIVFDRKILSDKYTAYIGADNYELGKAIGNYVANMLHGRGNIVEIAGLTGSTSAMDRHQGFVSAISPYPGIQLLAREDAGWLRSEAGERMDTLLKRFPEIDVVYAQNDRMAAGAYAVAKQQGRAEEMRFIGTDALPGEGYGVEQVLNGQLDATFIYPTGGDRVIQIAMDILNKRDYPRETVLGTSVVDATNAQIMQMQTSHIATLDEKIETMNGKMSQFFDRYATQQVVLYGSLLVLLLVVGLLVAVYLSLRTKNRLNRKLSRQKEKLEEQKLQLTQQKEQLIQQKEQLEQLSRELEEATHAKLVFFTNVSHDFRTPLTLIADPVNQLLADKSLGERPHQLLELMKKNVNILLRLVNQILDFRKVENGRMELHLEPFDLLSSFRGWNDSFRMALLKKHISFFFEVTPDMDFRMMADSEKMERIYFNLLSNAVKYTPENGKIIVRLEAEATNFRFSVFNSGSHISPKEVDAIFERFYQIDGHQAGTGIGLALVRAFVEMHGGQITAHSDEKGATFTVLFPAQSVSQYHPTVVTLPSEEAEVSTTLVETDFPMGEEETRDADRPAVLVIDDNADIRNYVKTLLAEEYHVLDAPEAATGIRLAMKYVPDVIVSDVMMPGMDGVECCRRLKTELQTCHVPVILLTACSLDEQRIQGYNGGADSYISKPFNSQLLLSRIRNLIDSRRQLRQFFGDNQTLAKENICDIDKDFVSRFKSLVEEKMRDPELNVEDLGKDMGLSRVQLYRKLKSLTNYAPNELLRQARLKKATSLLASSEMTVAEIAYEVGFSSPSYFTKCYKEQFGESPTDFLKRKNL, from the coding sequence ATGAGAAGATATACTTTCCAATTGTTGCTTATTCCAATGCTCTCCCTCTTTTGGCTGACTGCTTCGTGTACGCATCGCGACGTGCATTTCCGTATCGGCGTTTCCCAATGCAGTGACGATGAATGGCGGCATCAGATGAACAATGAAATGCTGCGCGAGGCACTTTTTTATGATGGAGTGGAAGTGGATATCCGCACCGTGAAAGACGATAATGCACAACAGATAGAAGATATTCGCCATTTCATTCAGGAAGGGGTAGACTTGCTTGTTGTTGCCCCCAATGAAGCTGCTCCCATTACTCCGGTGGTAGAGGAAGCATTTGATCGTGGGATTCCTGTCATAGTCTTCGACCGGAAGATACTTTCTGATAAATATACTGCTTATATAGGTGCGGATAATTATGAGTTGGGAAAAGCTATAGGTAATTATGTAGCCAATATGCTTCATGGGCGGGGTAATATTGTAGAGATTGCTGGGTTGACCGGCTCTACGTCTGCCATGGATCGCCATCAAGGATTTGTTTCTGCGATATCTCCTTATCCCGGTATTCAACTTCTGGCTCGTGAAGATGCCGGTTGGTTACGTTCGGAAGCGGGAGAAAGGATGGACACTCTTTTGAAGCGTTTTCCGGAAATAGATGTGGTGTATGCCCAGAATGACCGTATGGCTGCAGGTGCTTATGCCGTTGCTAAACAACAGGGCAGGGCGGAAGAAATGCGTTTTATTGGTACGGATGCTTTGCCTGGTGAAGGATATGGTGTGGAGCAGGTGTTGAACGGGCAATTGGATGCCACGTTTATTTATCCTACAGGTGGTGACCGTGTGATACAGATTGCAATGGACATTCTGAATAAACGTGATTATCCTCGTGAGACTGTATTGGGAACTTCTGTCGTAGATGCTACCAATGCCCAGATTATGCAGATGCAGACCTCACATATAGCTACTCTTGATGAGAAAATAGAAACCATGAACGGGAAGATGAGTCAGTTCTTCGACCGTTATGCTACGCAGCAAGTTGTGCTATATGGTAGTCTGTTGGTACTTTTATTGGTAGTAGGCTTATTGGTTGCCGTGTATCTGTCTTTGCGTACTAAAAATCGCTTGAACCGGAAACTGTCTCGTCAGAAGGAGAAGTTGGAAGAACAGAAACTGCAACTGACACAACAGAAAGAACAGCTCATTCAGCAGAAAGAACAATTGGAACAACTTTCCCGTGAATTGGAAGAGGCAACTCATGCCAAACTGGTCTTTTTTACCAATGTCTCACATGATTTTCGCACCCCATTGACGTTGATTGCAGATCCTGTTAATCAACTTCTTGCCGATAAATCTCTTGGAGAACGTCCACATCAGTTACTGGAACTGATGAAGAAGAATGTCAATATTCTCCTTCGTCTTGTTAATCAAATCCTTGATTTCCGTAAAGTGGAGAACGGACGAATGGAACTCCATCTGGAGCCGTTCGATCTTTTGAGCAGTTTTCGTGGCTGGAACGATTCTTTCCGCATGGCGTTGTTGAAAAAGCATATATCCTTCTTTTTTGAGGTTACCCCTGATATGGATTTCCGTATGATGGCAGATAGTGAGAAAATGGAGCGTATCTACTTCAATTTGTTATCCAATGCTGTGAAGTATACACCCGAGAATGGAAAGATTATAGTTCGATTGGAAGCAGAAGCTACTAATTTCCGCTTTTCAGTATTTAATTCCGGTAGCCATATTTCTCCCAAAGAAGTTGACGCTATCTTTGAACGTTTTTATCAGATAGACGGGCATCAGGCTGGCACAGGGATTGGTTTGGCACTTGTTCGTGCTTTTGTTGAGATGCATGGCGGTCAGATCACTGCCCATAGTGATGAAAAAGGAGCGACTTTTACTGTTCTTTTTCCGGCGCAGAGTGTTTCTCAGTATCACCCGACGGTGGTTACTCTTCCAAGTGAAGAAGCAGAAGTTTCTACCACATTAGTCGAAACCGATTTTCCTATGGGTGAGGAAGAAACGAGAGATGCGGATCGCCCGGCAGTTCTGGTTATCGATGATAATGCTGACATCCGCAATTATGTGAAAACATTGCTTGCCGAAGAATATCATGTGTTGGATGCACCGGAAGCTGCTACGGGAATTCGTCTTGCAATGAAATATGTTCCCGATGTGATTGTGTCCGATGTTATGATGCCCGGTATGGACGGGGTAGAGTGTTGCCGGAGACTGAAGACAGAGTTGCAGACTTGTCATGTCCCCGTTATCCTTCTTACGGCTTGTTCGCTTGATGAACAACGCATACAGGGATATAATGGCGGTGCAGACTCTTATATATCTAAGCCTTTTAATTCCCAATTGTTATTGTCCCGTATCCGGAACCTGATAGACTCCCGTCGCCAGCTTCGGCAGTTCTTCGGTGATAATCAGACATTGGCAAAAGAGAATATATGTGATATCGATAAAGATTTCGTTTCCCGCTTTAAATCTCTGGTGGAGGAGAAAATGAGAGATCCGGAACTGAATGTGGAAGACTTAGGCAAAGATATGGGGCTGAGTCGTGTACAGCTTTATCGTAAATTGAAATCGCTTACGAATTATGCTCCCAATGAATTGCTGCGCCAGGCACGTCTTAAGAAGGCAACTTCCTTGTTGGCTTCTTCCGAGATGACAGTTGCGGAAATTGCCTATGAAGTAGGTTTTTCTTCTCCTTCTTATTTCACAAAGTGTTATAAAGAACAATTTGGCGAAAGTCCGACGGATTTCTTGAAGCGGAAGAATTTATAG
- a CDS encoding methylated-DNA--[protein]-cysteine S-methyltransferase, producing the protein MEMIQVQYYQSPYGELIFGSFEGKLCMCDWVNEKRREVIDKRLQKALHADYCTQGSEVIAKAILQLEEYFARKRKAFDIPLLFIGTDFQKSVWQELLNIPYGKTVSYGELSQKLGNSKAVRAVATANGANAISIFVPCHRVIGSNHKLVGYAGGLEAKKGLLDLEINLYDRFMNH; encoded by the coding sequence ATGGAAATGATTCAGGTTCAGTATTATCAATCTCCCTATGGTGAGTTGATATTTGGTTCCTTCGAGGGTAAACTTTGTATGTGTGACTGGGTGAATGAAAAACGCCGGGAGGTAATCGACAAACGACTGCAAAAGGCACTGCATGCCGATTACTGCACGCAAGGTTCTGAAGTAATTGCAAAAGCAATTCTTCAGTTGGAAGAGTATTTCGCCCGCAAAAGGAAGGCATTCGACATCCCATTACTCTTTATAGGAACGGATTTTCAGAAATCAGTATGGCAGGAATTGCTGAATATCCCTTACGGTAAAACCGTATCTTATGGTGAGTTGTCACAAAAACTGGGAAATTCAAAGGCAGTTCGCGCAGTGGCAACTGCCAATGGAGCGAATGCTATTTCAATATTTGTTCCTTGTCATCGTGTCATTGGCAGCAACCATAAGCTGGTCGGATATGCCGGCGGATTGGAAGCTAAGAAGGGATTGTTAGACTTGGAAATTAATCTTTATGATAGATTCATGAACCATTAG
- a CDS encoding DUF6377 domain-containing protein, which translates to MKRYLLSGLFLLFMLVPFRAANKTDLSNELESALKQRNQYSLQKETRIDSLKHLLYPAMDKNERFRLYNAIYEEYYTYRFDSAMLYVDREEQVAMQLSNPTYRNLSIIHRSVLLSTSGYFSESIQNLAQIDSRTLDAPSKIEYYVACEWAYSMWAEYSNDKVYAPRYYEKEMLYQDSLISVLPVGSSLHDYWKGENLYRHQRYPEAKEYYQKALEGVPVNVRLYAMVTYGLALVHSKLGNWDEYEHYLIKAAISDQVCPLKENLALQELALYIFKNKSGEVSRANRYLNYSMEDAQFYNNRLRMLEIAKKFPSIVLSYQEQNLIKSKRLQWSLICISILSIGLVISLIYIYRQMHQLHKRREILADMNQALQHLNKALVETNHTREEYVSLFMDLCAAYIDKLNKYQDLVKRKVKAKQTDDLLKLVNTTKLSDTDAKEFFVNFDTAFLNLYPKFIEEFNALLREGEEIIPKRGEILNTELRIFALIRMGIKDSSKIATLLFYSPQTIYNHRSVVKNKAKMRDSFEKQVEELCAVM; encoded by the coding sequence ATGAAAAGATACTTGTTATCAGGATTATTTCTACTATTTATGCTTGTACCTTTTCGTGCAGCGAATAAAACGGACTTATCCAATGAATTGGAATCAGCTTTAAAACAGCGCAACCAATACTCGCTCCAAAAGGAAACCCGGATTGACAGCCTAAAACATTTGCTATATCCGGCAATGGATAAAAATGAACGCTTCCGATTATACAATGCCATTTATGAAGAGTACTATACATATCGTTTCGATTCGGCCATGCTCTATGTAGACAGGGAAGAACAAGTGGCCATGCAACTTTCAAATCCTACTTATCGCAATCTGAGCATCATTCACCGTTCAGTACTTCTTTCCACTTCAGGCTATTTCAGCGAATCCATTCAGAATCTGGCACAAATAGACTCACGCACTTTAGATGCTCCGTCAAAGATAGAATACTATGTCGCCTGTGAATGGGCTTACAGTATGTGGGCCGAATACTCCAATGATAAAGTATATGCCCCCCGCTATTATGAAAAAGAGATGCTCTATCAGGATTCTCTAATCAGCGTACTGCCCGTCGGTTCGTCATTACACGACTACTGGAAAGGAGAAAATCTCTATCGTCACCAAAGATATCCCGAAGCGAAAGAATACTACCAAAAAGCACTGGAAGGAGTTCCCGTAAATGTTCGTCTTTATGCTATGGTTACTTACGGTCTGGCATTAGTACATTCTAAATTAGGGAATTGGGACGAATACGAGCATTATCTGATCAAAGCTGCTATTTCGGATCAGGTATGCCCGCTTAAGGAAAACCTGGCTCTGCAGGAACTTGCCTTATATATCTTTAAAAATAAAAGTGGAGAAGTATCGCGTGCTAACCGCTACCTGAATTATTCCATGGAAGACGCACAGTTTTATAACAATCGTCTCCGCATGCTCGAGATAGCGAAGAAATTCCCTTCTATCGTACTGTCTTATCAGGAACAGAACCTTATTAAAAGTAAACGACTACAATGGTCACTGATATGTATCAGTATATTATCTATCGGACTAGTTATTTCCCTGATCTATATTTACCGGCAAATGCACCAACTTCATAAACGCAGAGAGATACTGGCGGATATGAATCAGGCATTACAGCATCTGAATAAAGCATTAGTAGAGACCAATCATACACGTGAAGAATATGTAAGCCTGTTCATGGATCTGTGTGCTGCCTATATAGATAAACTGAATAAATACCAGGATTTGGTAAAACGCAAAGTGAAAGCAAAACAAACGGATGATCTTTTGAAGTTAGTCAATACCACTAAACTATCAGACACCGATGCGAAAGAATTCTTTGTAAACTTCGATACTGCATTTCTGAACTTATACCCCAAATTTATAGAAGAATTTAATGCATTATTACGAGAAGGTGAAGAAATCATTCCTAAAAGAGGAGAGATATTGAATACGGAGCTCCGTATATTTGCATTGATACGTATGGGGATTAAAGATAGCTCTAAGATAGCCACCCTCCTGTTCTATTCGCCACAAACTATTTACAATCATCGGAGCGTAGTAAAAAATAAGGCTAAGATGAGAGATAGTTTTGAAAAGCAGGTGGAGGAACTTTGTGCAGTAATGTAA
- a CDS encoding PfkB family carbohydrate kinase, whose protein sequence is MKYDLCCIGYITLDKVVTPQKTVHMPGGTSFYFAHAIKHLNTEGFQLVTALADSEMSVVNDLRRDGIEVKVLPSTHSICFENIYGEDTNERKQRVTAKADPFTIEGLQDVDSRIYHLGSLLADDFSLDVIKHLAGKGLLSLDVQGYLREVQNEEVLAVDWLEKEEALKYIHILKANEHEMEVLTQCTDPYDAAVKLAEWGVKEVLLTLGDKGSLIYVDKRFYEIPAYPVENVADATGCGDTYMAGYLYMRKRGASYQEAGCFAAAMCSVKLQSYGPFGGTEEEVHSIIKKENAVI, encoded by the coding sequence ATGAAATACGATCTTTGTTGCATTGGATATATTACTTTGGATAAAGTAGTTACTCCGCAGAAAACAGTGCACATGCCTGGAGGAACCTCTTTCTATTTTGCGCATGCCATTAAACACCTGAATACTGAAGGATTCCAACTTGTTACTGCTTTGGCTGATAGCGAGATGTCGGTGGTGAATGATTTGAGAAGAGACGGCATTGAAGTGAAAGTACTTCCCAGCACTCATTCCATTTGCTTTGAGAATATTTATGGAGAAGACACTAATGAAAGAAAGCAGCGGGTCACAGCTAAGGCTGATCCTTTCACAATTGAAGGTTTGCAGGATGTAGATTCCCGGATTTATCATCTGGGCAGTCTATTGGCGGATGATTTTTCATTAGATGTCATTAAACATCTTGCCGGGAAAGGGCTATTGTCTCTTGATGTACAGGGTTATTTGCGCGAAGTACAGAATGAAGAAGTATTGGCGGTGGACTGGCTTGAAAAAGAAGAAGCCTTGAAGTATATCCATATTCTGAAAGCGAATGAACATGAAATGGAGGTACTTACGCAGTGCACGGATCCTTATGATGCTGCTGTGAAATTGGCAGAATGGGGAGTGAAGGAAGTCTTGCTTACCTTGGGAGATAAAGGTTCACTCATCTATGTTGATAAGCGATTCTATGAAATACCTGCCTATCCGGTAGAAAATGTAGCTGATGCCACAGGCTGTGGAGATACATATATGGCAGGCTATCTATATATGCGTAAAAGAGGAGCATCCTATCAGGAAGCCGGTTGCTTTGCCGCTGCCATGTGTTCTGTAAAGTTGCAGAGCTATGGTCCGTTCGGTGGAACGGAAGAAGAAGTTCATAGCATAATAAAAAAAGAAAATGCCGTAATTTAA
- a CDS encoding PAAR domain-containing protein: MPPAARITDMHTCPMQTPAFPSPIPHVGGPIVGPSVPNVLIGKMPAAVVGDMCVCVGPPDTIIKGSSTVMIGGRPAARMGDSTAHGGTIAAGCPTVMIGG, translated from the coding sequence ATGCCTCCAGCAGCAAGAATAACTGATATGCACACCTGCCCCATGCAGACCCCGGCGTTTCCCTCGCCGATACCGCATGTGGGCGGACCGATAGTCGGTCCCAGTGTGCCGAATGTTTTAATAGGGAAAATGCCAGCAGCCGTCGTAGGTGACATGTGCGTCTGCGTGGGACCGCCGGATACAATAATAAAAGGTTCATCCACTGTAATGATAGGTGGCAGACCTGCAGCCCGTATGGGTGATAGCACCGCACATGGTGGCACGATAGCTGCCGGATGTCCGACGGTGATGATAGGCGGATAA